AAGCTCTCCCAAGACTCCAGAGAGTTTTTGGGGCCCAGGGAGGGGTGGTGCCAACTTCTGCAGGAGCGTGTGTGTATATTGATGTGCTGACTAGAGTTGGGGTTCAGCTGTTTTGGGGCTGGGGTCAAGCCATTTAGGGTGTTAGGTCCAGCTGTTTGGGGAGTTATTCCAGGTGTTTTGGCAGTTGGGGTTCAACCATTTTGGGAGTTtgggtccagcctttttgggatTGGGGGTCCAATTGTTTTGAGAGTTTTGAGAGGATTGGGGTTCAGCCATTTAGGGAGTTGGGGGTTCAGATGTTTTGGGATTGGGGTAAAGTTGTTTGGGGAGTTGGGGTCCAGCCATTAAGGGAGTTGGGGGTTCAGCTGTTTTGGGGGTTGGGGTCCAGTCGTTTTGAGCTGGAGGGAACAAGCCGCTGCCCGCCATCCCCACTAACTGCTCCCTGCGCTTCTTCCCCCAATCCCCAGCCCGGACCATGCAGACCCCGCTGGCCAGGCCCGTGCCCGTGCTGCGGCTCCCCCGGGGCCCCGACGGCTTCAGCCGCGGCTTTGCCCCCGACGCCCGCCGAGCGGCCCGTGCATCCATCGTGGCCCAAGACTCGGGCCCTGCCGGGGCCGCCGAGGAATCCCAGAAGGAGCCCCCGGAGGCCCAGGAGCAGCGGGTCCGGGCCGCCCTGCGCGAGCGCTACCTGCGCAGCCTGCTGGCCATGGCGGGGCGCCCCGTGAGCTTCACGATGCACGAGGGGGTGCAGGTGACCGCGCACTTCGGAGCCTCCGACCTGGACGTGGCCAACTTCTACGTGTCGCAGCTGCACACGCCCATCGGGGTGCAGGCCGAGGCTCTGCTCCGGTGCAGCGACATCATCGCCTACACCTTCAAGCCTTGAAGACCCCCGTCCCCTGGGGATCCCCGGTGAACCCCCTTCCTGGGCACCCCAGACCTGCAAGGTGGCTGACGGACTCCCCCTGTGTGCACCCCCGGGAATGCAGAACTACCTCCAGATTTCCAGCCACAGGGTCCAAACTGCTCTGGCTTTTGGGGGTCCCCCCCATCAGTCGGTTAACTTCTACAATCCCAGCTGTTCTTGCTCTGCCTCGAGGAACCACATACATCTGACTACAAGAACCACAGCCGTTTCTGGAAGGAATTGGGGGAAAAGGGCGAATAAAGGAATGTGAACTGTGGAGTAGAGaaatttccttccctccttccctccttccctccctccctcccttccttcttcctgtcttcctgtcttccttccttccttccttccttccttccttccttccttccttccttccttccttcctccctccctccttcccttccttccttccttccttccttccttccttcctgtcttcctgtcttccttccttcctgtcttcctcccctccctccctccctccctcccttccttccttccttccttccttccttccttccttccttccttccttccttccttccctaccttcctttccttcccttttccttccctttctttcctttcttcccttcccttccttccttccttcctacctacctacctacctacctacctacctacctacctacctaccttttttgggccacacccggctgcacttaggagttactcctggctctgtgctcagaaatcgctcctggcaagctccggagatcatatggaatgccagggatcaaacccgggtttgtccctggtcagctgcatgcatgacaGATGCCCTGCTGCTGTATTATGGTTCCAGCCCCTcttcctaactttttttttcttttgttttatttagggccagggaaatagcatagcaggaggagcacttgtcttgcacatggcagactgaACTTCGATTCTGGtcttatatatggtccccaagtctcagaggtgatctttttttttttttttttttttttttttggtttttgggccacacccgtttgatgctcaggggttactcctggctatgcgctcagaagtcactcctggcttggggggaccatatgggacgccgggggatcgaaccgcggtccgtcctacgctagcgcttgcaaggcagacaccttacctctagcgccaccttcccggccctcagaGGTGATCTTTAagttcacagccaggagtaagccctaagctatGCCAGGTGTGGTCACTAATTGTGTAGTTTTATTAGGTGGAGGGGAAGgccccacacctggcggtgcttggaagtgactcctgactgtgcgtgtgcgtgtgtgtgtgtgtgtgtgtggtattatggaatgccaggtattgaccttgtgcaagagaagtgctctccccactgtatatcattccagccctcaacAATGCATAGTTTTCAAGAGACTGACATAGAGAAATGTTGGTGTGTGTGagaatacatgttcaagagaacaTGGATTTCTCCAGGGGAGAAAAAAGCAGAGTGCTCATTTTCAGTTGAGTTGCTGGCCAGTTTCCAGGATGGAGAATGAGCTCTTTCCTTCATTGCTTTGGGCCTGGGCAtgaaactcaggacctcacatgcGTGGTTCAGTTACATCCCtgaacgtttttttttttgtttttttgggggctaacccagcagcactcggggttactcttggctctactctcaggaatcctGGCactgctgaggggaccatatgggatgcctaggatggaacctgggtcagtcgcatgcaaggcagagcCCTCCCTGCGGTCCTATCTCACCAGCACCCCCCTATTTTGAGCACCAGGGACCATGCATAGAAGCCCAGTTTCCCTGTATGCAGAGCAACTGCTTTAGCCTCGCTGAATACTTGGAGAATCATCAGAGACCTCCAGCTCTTCCCAGGTTTCCTCTTTCCAAAGAGAAAAACTTCATTTCCTAGGTTCTTAGGGTTGCTAGGTAGAGCCCCTCTTAACAGCTGCCCCCCCCCACTTGCCAGAGAACCAAGTATGCCACCCAAAACCACTTCTTGTTCAGGTTTTGTTGTGAGGTGCTGGGATCTAACCCGAAGCCTCACATCCCTGCAAGCAGAATCTCTACCCCTGAGCTATATCCTGGCCATGTTTTTCTTTCCTAAGCACCCAGCAGGGGTGGAGCCGGgcttggggtgggtggg
This window of the Suncus etruscus isolate mSunEtr1 chromosome 14, mSunEtr1.pri.cur, whole genome shotgun sequence genome carries:
- the GEMIN7 gene encoding gem-associated protein 7, giving the protein MQTPLARPVPVLRLPRGPDGFSRGFAPDARRAARASIVAQDSGPAGAAEESQKEPPEAQEQRVRAALRERYLRSLLAMAGRPVSFTMHEGVQVTAHFGASDLDVANFYVSQLHTPIGVQAEALLRCSDIIAYTFKP